A section of the Festucalex cinctus isolate MCC-2025b chromosome 7, RoL_Fcin_1.0, whole genome shotgun sequence genome encodes:
- the usf2l gene encoding upstream stimulatory factor 2 isoform X2 produces the protein MDMLEQSLDNASQDKQDEEVHASDDGTGDEQTAVTIQQAAAFGDHNIQYQFRTDGGQVTYRVVQVTDQNLEGRDDTCGAVSVVSAAAFSGAPQAVAQAVIQNPFSNGGSPAGESAGGEARFAYFPAAAVSDSAVSVQAAAADSTLTQAGGQFYVMMASPEVIQTGATRNIAPRTQPFPAKMDGPRTPRDERRRAQHNEVERRRRDKINNWIVTLSKIIPDCNVDSTKTGASKGGILSKACDYIRELRQGNQRLQDSLKEVERIQVDNELCRQQIEELKNENALLRAQLQQHGIDMVGETSPQ, from the exons CACGCATCTGACG ACGGAACTGGAGACGAGCAGACAGCTGTCACCATACAGCAAGCCGCGGCGTTTGGGGATCACAACATACAATACCAGTTCCGTACTGACGGGGGACAG GTGACGTACCGCGTGGTCCAGGTCACTGACCAGAACCTTGAGGGACGGGACGACACTTGCGGAGCGGTGAGCGTCGTCTCTGCGGCAGCCTTCAGCGGCGCTCCTCAGGCTGTTGCACAG GCGGTGATCCAGAACCCTTTCAGTAATGGAGGAAGCCCGGCAGGGGAGTCGGCGGGTGGGGAGGCGCGCTTCGCCTACTTTCCCGCGGCGGCGGTGAGCGACAGCGCCGTGTCTGtgcaggccgccgccgccgactcTACGCTCACGCAGGCGGGAG GCCAGTTCTACGTAATGATGGCCTCTCCCGAAGTCATTCAGACGGGCGCCACGCGAAATATTGCCCCACGCACGCAACCCTTCCCAGC GAAAATGGACGGTCCGCGGACGCCACGAGATGAAAGGAGGAGAGCGCAGCATAATGAAG TCGAGAGGCGGAGGAGGGACAAAATCAACAACTGGATTGTGACGCTCTCCAAAATCATCCCCGACTGCAACGTGGACAGCACCAAAACCGGAGCA AGCAAAGGAGGCATCCTGTCCAAAGCGTGCGACTACATCCGCGAGCTAAGACAAGGCAACCAGCGATTGCAGGATAGCCTGAAGGAAGTGGAGAGGATCCAGGTGGACAATGAGCTGTGCAGGCAGCAG ATCGAGGAACTGAAGAACGAGAACGCCTTGCTGAGAGCGCAGCTCCAGCAGCACGGCATCGATATGGTGGGGGAGACGTCGCCGCAGTAG
- the usf2l gene encoding upstream stimulatory factor 2 isoform X1 produces MDMLEQSLDNASQDKQDEEVHASDDGTGDEQTAVTIQQAAAFGDHNIQYQFRTDGGQVTYRVVQVTDQNLEGRDDTCGAVSVVSAAAFSGAPQAVAQAVIQNPFSNGGSPAGESAGGEARFAYFPAAAVSDSAVSVQAAAADSTLTQAGGQFYVMMASPEVIQTGATRNIAPRTQPFPADENEMLRHEGLNWKMDGPRTPRDERRRAQHNEVERRRRDKINNWIVTLSKIIPDCNVDSTKTGASKGGILSKACDYIRELRQGNQRLQDSLKEVERIQVDNELCRQQIEELKNENALLRAQLQQHGIDMVGETSPQ; encoded by the exons CACGCATCTGACG ACGGAACTGGAGACGAGCAGACAGCTGTCACCATACAGCAAGCCGCGGCGTTTGGGGATCACAACATACAATACCAGTTCCGTACTGACGGGGGACAG GTGACGTACCGCGTGGTCCAGGTCACTGACCAGAACCTTGAGGGACGGGACGACACTTGCGGAGCGGTGAGCGTCGTCTCTGCGGCAGCCTTCAGCGGCGCTCCTCAGGCTGTTGCACAG GCGGTGATCCAGAACCCTTTCAGTAATGGAGGAAGCCCGGCAGGGGAGTCGGCGGGTGGGGAGGCGCGCTTCGCCTACTTTCCCGCGGCGGCGGTGAGCGACAGCGCCGTGTCTGtgcaggccgccgccgccgactcTACGCTCACGCAGGCGGGAG GCCAGTTCTACGTAATGATGGCCTCTCCCGAAGTCATTCAGACGGGCGCCACGCGAAATATTGCCCCACGCACGCAACCCTTCCCAGC AGATGAAAACGAGATGCTGCGGCACGAAGGTTTAAACTG GAAAATGGACGGTCCGCGGACGCCACGAGATGAAAGGAGGAGAGCGCAGCATAATGAAG TCGAGAGGCGGAGGAGGGACAAAATCAACAACTGGATTGTGACGCTCTCCAAAATCATCCCCGACTGCAACGTGGACAGCACCAAAACCGGAGCA AGCAAAGGAGGCATCCTGTCCAAAGCGTGCGACTACATCCGCGAGCTAAGACAAGGCAACCAGCGATTGCAGGATAGCCTGAAGGAAGTGGAGAGGATCCAGGTGGACAATGAGCTGTGCAGGCAGCAG ATCGAGGAACTGAAGAACGAGAACGCCTTGCTGAGAGCGCAGCTCCAGCAGCACGGCATCGATATGGTGGGGGAGACGTCGCCGCAGTAG
- the usf2l gene encoding upstream stimulatory factor 2 isoform X3 yields the protein MINKSTSQVTYRVVQVTDQNLEGRDDTCGAVSVVSAAAFSGAPQAVAQAVIQNPFSNGGSPAGESAGGEARFAYFPAAAVSDSAVSVQAAAADSTLTQAGGQFYVMMASPEVIQTGATRNIAPRTQPFPADENEMLRHEGLNWKMDGPRTPRDERRRAQHNEVERRRRDKINNWIVTLSKIIPDCNVDSTKTGASKGGILSKACDYIRELRQGNQRLQDSLKEVERIQVDNELCRQQIEELKNENALLRAQLQQHGIDMVGETSPQ from the exons ATGATCAACAAATCTACCAGCCAG GTGACGTACCGCGTGGTCCAGGTCACTGACCAGAACCTTGAGGGACGGGACGACACTTGCGGAGCGGTGAGCGTCGTCTCTGCGGCAGCCTTCAGCGGCGCTCCTCAGGCTGTTGCACAG GCGGTGATCCAGAACCCTTTCAGTAATGGAGGAAGCCCGGCAGGGGAGTCGGCGGGTGGGGAGGCGCGCTTCGCCTACTTTCCCGCGGCGGCGGTGAGCGACAGCGCCGTGTCTGtgcaggccgccgccgccgactcTACGCTCACGCAGGCGGGAG GCCAGTTCTACGTAATGATGGCCTCTCCCGAAGTCATTCAGACGGGCGCCACGCGAAATATTGCCCCACGCACGCAACCCTTCCCAGC AGATGAAAACGAGATGCTGCGGCACGAAGGTTTAAACTG GAAAATGGACGGTCCGCGGACGCCACGAGATGAAAGGAGGAGAGCGCAGCATAATGAAG TCGAGAGGCGGAGGAGGGACAAAATCAACAACTGGATTGTGACGCTCTCCAAAATCATCCCCGACTGCAACGTGGACAGCACCAAAACCGGAGCA AGCAAAGGAGGCATCCTGTCCAAAGCGTGCGACTACATCCGCGAGCTAAGACAAGGCAACCAGCGATTGCAGGATAGCCTGAAGGAAGTGGAGAGGATCCAGGTGGACAATGAGCTGTGCAGGCAGCAG ATCGAGGAACTGAAGAACGAGAACGCCTTGCTGAGAGCGCAGCTCCAGCAGCACGGCATCGATATGGTGGGGGAGACGTCGCCGCAGTAG